A region of Procambarus clarkii isolate CNS0578487 chromosome 48, FALCON_Pclarkii_2.0, whole genome shotgun sequence DNA encodes the following proteins:
- the LOC138351125 gene encoding uncharacterized protein, with the protein MCLDISSKCLDINSKCLELSSKCLDIRSKCLDMSSKCLDLSSKCLDINSKCLDISSKCLDLSSKCLDISSKCLDISSKCLDLSSKCLNLSSKCLDISSKCLDISSKCLDLSSKCLDINSKCLDISSKCLDTSSKCLDISSKCLDISSKCLNLSSKCLNLSSKCLDIRSKCLDMSSKCQDLSSKCLDTSSMCLDISSKCLDINSKCLDLSSKCLDLSSKCLDTSSKCLDLSSKCLDLSSKCLNLSSKCLNLSSKCLDMSSKCQDLSSKCLDTSSMCLDLSSKCLDLSSKCLDTSSKCLNLSSKCLDLSSKCLDLSSKCLDLSSKCLDTSSMCLDTSSKCLNLSSKCLDTSSKCLNLSSKCLDTSSKCLNLSSKCLDTSSKCLNLSSECLDTSSKCLNLSSKCPDTSSKCLDTSSK; encoded by the coding sequence ATGTGTCTGGACATTAGCTCCAAGTGTCTGGACATTAACTCCAAGTGTCTGGAACTTAGCTCCAAGTGTCTGGACATTAGATCCAAGTGTCTGGACATGAGCTCCAAGTGTCTGGACCTTAGCTCTAAGTGTCTGGACATTAACTCCAAGTGTCTGGACATTAGCTCCAAGTGTCTGGACCTTAGCTCCAAGTGTCTGGACATTAGCTCCAAGTGTCTGGACATTAGCTCCAAGTGTCTGGACCTTAGCTCCAAGTGTCTGAACCTTAGCTCCAAGTGTCTGGACATTAGCTCCAAGTGTCTGGACATTAGCTCCAAGTGTCTGGACCTTAGCTCCAAGTGTCTGGACATTAACTCCAAGTGTCTGGACATTAGCTCCAAGTGTCTGGACACTAGCTCCAAGTGTCTGGACATTAGCTCCAAGTGTCTGGACATTAGCTCCAAGTGTCTGAACCTTAGCTCCAAGTGTCTGAATCTTAGCTCCAAGTGTCTGGACATTAGATCCAAGTGTCTGGACATGAGCTCCAAGTGTCAAGACCTTAGCTCTAAGTGTCTGGACACTAGCTCCATGTGTCTGGACATTAGCTCCAAGTGTCTGGACATTAACTCCAAGTGCCTGGACCTTAGCTCCAAGTGTCTGGACCTTAGCTCTAAGTGTCTGGACACTAGCTCCAAGTGTCTGGACCTTAGCTCCAAGTGTCTGGACCTTAGCTCCAAGTGTCTGAACCTTAGCTCCAAGTGTCTGAACCTTAGCTCCAAGTGTCTGGACATGAGCTCCAAGTGTCAAGACCTTAGCTCTAAGTGTCTGGACACTAGCTCCATGTGTCTGGACCTTAGCTCTAAGTGTCTGGACCTTAGCTCTAAGTGTCTGGACACTAGCTCTAAGTGTCTGAACCTTAGTTCCAAGTGTCTGGACCTTAGCTCCAAGTGTCTGGACCTTAGCTCCAAGTGTCTGGACCTTAGCTCTAAGTGTCTGGACACTAGCTCCATGTGTCTGGACACTAGCTCCAAGTGTCTGAACCTTAGCTCCAAGTGTCTGGACACTAGCTCCAAGTGTCTGAACCTTAGCTCCAAGTGTCTGGACACTAGCTCCAAGTGTCTGAACCTTAGCTCCAAGTGTCTGGACACTAGCTCCAAGTGTCTGAACCTTAGCTCCGAGTGTCTGGACACTAGCTCCAAGTGTCTGAACCTTAGCTCCAAGTGTCCGGACACTAGCTCCAAGTGTCTGGACACTAGCTCCAAGTAA